A window from Bordetella petrii encodes these proteins:
- a CDS encoding autotransporter domain-containing protein, translated as MSGRHAIAERTAKRVSGWLIALLATASATAAFGQSGIRLSHDDLQKRANGVLALMSLSIVPDITTSSLSLGSGGAGTEGSSDFFMTQLGGGDTISDSVPIYLEGVLAYSRYDPTFIATQGAQQRSVPTKWNSLSATGGIGWDFKLTDELKLRPIFNFALGNVTSDLRGASWYVGRKTGRDVEFLDRGSLNAYGLGGSLMLDWEHYRPGYEVDVELRYSDIRLQSFDSSAAVKGEASARSANLWARYRAPTGITLLQRPLRYVLELTHSEFLGDQRGVLGFDRLTSIGAGLELDSSAYNVVVTRTRLVGRYVFGTNVSGFSVGLAVSF; from the coding sequence ATGTCGGGCCGGCATGCAATCGCAGAAAGAACAGCAAAGCGGGTTTCTGGCTGGCTGATCGCCCTGCTGGCCACAGCATCTGCAACAGCGGCATTTGGGCAATCCGGCATCCGCCTGTCTCACGACGATCTGCAAAAGCGGGCAAATGGGGTGCTGGCATTGATGTCGCTTTCCATCGTTCCCGACATTACGACGAGTTCACTGTCCCTGGGCAGCGGCGGGGCAGGAACAGAGGGGTCGAGCGATTTCTTCATGACCCAGCTTGGTGGCGGAGACACCATTTCCGACAGCGTGCCTATTTACCTGGAAGGAGTGCTGGCTTACAGCCGCTACGATCCGACTTTCATTGCGACACAAGGCGCGCAACAGCGTAGCGTGCCGACCAAGTGGAACAGTTTGTCCGCCACAGGCGGCATCGGCTGGGATTTCAAACTGACCGACGAATTGAAACTGCGCCCCATTTTCAATTTCGCCCTGGGCAACGTCACCAGCGATTTGCGCGGCGCCAGTTGGTATGTCGGCCGGAAAACCGGGCGGGATGTGGAGTTCCTGGACAGAGGCTCGCTAAATGCCTATGGCCTCGGCGGATCGTTGATGCTGGATTGGGAGCACTATCGCCCGGGCTACGAAGTAGATGTGGAGCTGCGGTATTCCGACATCCGGCTTCAAAGTTTCGACAGTTCGGCTGCTGTAAAAGGCGAGGCGTCGGCGCGATCAGCCAATCTGTGGGCCCGCTACCGGGCCCCTACGGGAATCACATTGTTGCAACGGCCGTTGCGCTATGTGCTGGAGCTTACACATTCCGAGTTCCTGGGCGACCAGCGTGGCGTGCTGGGGTTCGATAGGTTGACATCGATAGGCGCAGGGCTGGAACTGGACTCCAGCGCCTATAACGTCGTCGTCACCCGTACCCGGCTGGTAGGCCGCTATGTATTCGGAACCAATGTTTCAGGTTTTTCAGTGGGATTGGCGGTGAGTTTCTGA
- a CDS encoding DUF3300 domain-containing protein has product MKWLLRYCMALAMLLCLSPPSHGQTKLSNERLDQLLAPVALYPDALLSQVLMASTYPDDVAAAAQWSKQHTDLSGDAAVKAVQNQPWDPSVLSLAGFPSVLDMMGRQPDWTRSVGDAFLDQPNDVMDSVQRLRLQAQNAGNLASNAQQTVTTSTQSGATVVSIEPATPSVVYVPTYNPATVYGTWPYPAYPPAYYPPPPGSVFASALVSGLAFGTGIAIADSLWGGFDWDDHDVDIDVNRYNNINVNKKLDASRTNVQWSHDPSRRGSTPYRSADTRQRFDDQRVSAQRSQAGRAAGRPTSRPVTDQQARRDHAQEVMRQRGGASPAARSAGGQANRAGARANGSRAHAGSANRHRGDAQAAAIARSRDNNRDNALRGVNGPAHTRNGTRSHAGQARPAIQHENRRMSAPSRPQSGGMHGAGQHGRGHGRR; this is encoded by the coding sequence ATGAAATGGCTTCTAAGGTACTGCATGGCATTGGCTATGCTTCTTTGTTTAAGCCCGCCCAGCCATGGCCAGACCAAGCTGAGCAACGAGCGGCTGGACCAGTTGCTGGCGCCGGTTGCGCTTTATCCGGATGCGCTGCTGTCGCAGGTGCTGATGGCGTCGACCTATCCCGACGACGTCGCGGCGGCGGCGCAATGGTCCAAGCAGCACACCGACCTCAGCGGTGACGCGGCGGTGAAGGCCGTGCAGAACCAGCCCTGGGATCCCAGCGTGCTGTCGCTGGCGGGGTTTCCTTCGGTGCTGGACATGATGGGCCGCCAACCCGATTGGACTCGCTCGGTGGGCGACGCATTTCTGGATCAGCCGAATGACGTAATGGATTCGGTGCAGCGATTGAGACTGCAGGCCCAGAACGCGGGAAATCTGGCCAGCAACGCGCAGCAGACGGTAACGACGTCAACCCAGAGCGGTGCGACGGTGGTCAGCATCGAGCCCGCTACGCCCAGCGTGGTGTACGTGCCGACGTACAACCCTGCTACGGTCTATGGCACATGGCCTTATCCCGCTTATCCGCCTGCCTATTATCCTCCGCCGCCCGGCTCGGTCTTTGCGTCGGCCTTGGTAAGCGGGCTGGCATTCGGCACGGGCATCGCGATCGCCGACTCGCTATGGGGCGGCTTCGACTGGGACGATCACGACGTGGACATAGACGTCAATCGCTACAACAACATCAACGTCAACAAGAAACTGGATGCGAGCCGGACCAACGTACAGTGGAGTCACGACCCATCCAGGCGAGGGAGTACCCCTTACCGCAGCGCGGACACGCGCCAGCGCTTCGACGATCAGCGCGTCAGCGCGCAGCGAAGCCAGGCAGGTCGGGCGGCCGGCCGGCCCACATCCAGGCCGGTGACAGACCAGCAGGCCCGTCGTGACCATGCACAAGAGGTCATGCGGCAACGCGGCGGGGCGAGCCCGGCCGCACGGAGTGCGGGCGGGCAGGCGAATCGGGCCGGCGCGCGCGCGAATGGCAGCCGCGCGCACGCAGGCAGCGCCAATCGCCACCGCGGCGATGCGCAGGCGGCGGCCATTGCGCGGTCGCGGGACAACAATCGTGACAATGCACTGCGCGGCGTCAACGGCCCGGCGCATACGCGCAACGGGACACGCTCGCATGCCGGGCAGGCCCGGCCGGCAATACAGCACGAAAATCGGCGCATGTCGGCGCCGTCACGCCCGCAGAGTGGCGGCATGCATGGTGCGGGACAACACGGACGGGGGCACGGAAGACGATGA
- a CDS encoding DUF2950 family protein, whose protein sequence is MKRIRQSWIRGGALGLIAAGILCTAGQAWAQAAYPSADAAAEAFVSAVATGDDDKLEHVLGADFRRYVPSDAISRDDVYAFLAAWFKHHEIAATGPASAAFIVGEHGWSFPAPIVKNARGWHFDVRAGAREMQQRRIGRNESAAMETLKILCKAQQQYRASVGKGIPAQRIVSRDGRYDGLYWPPDSQAPASSPLSDDALVMGSDVPVDAALHGYRYTVLRPTDQTGCAFAAWPAAYGVSGKYSFAIGPAGEVVERDYGRQSRAADYAQVGPGMDSGWGKALP, encoded by the coding sequence ATGAAACGAATCAGACAATCATGGATTCGCGGCGGCGCGCTGGGCTTGATTGCCGCCGGTATCCTTTGCACCGCGGGCCAGGCGTGGGCCCAGGCGGCGTATCCCAGCGCGGACGCGGCTGCCGAGGCGTTCGTGTCTGCTGTTGCCACGGGCGATGACGACAAACTCGAGCATGTCCTGGGCGCCGATTTCCGGCGCTATGTCCCGTCGGACGCCATATCGCGCGACGATGTCTACGCATTCCTGGCTGCCTGGTTCAAGCATCATGAAATTGCGGCCACGGGGCCGGCCTCGGCGGCGTTCATCGTTGGCGAGCATGGCTGGTCTTTCCCCGCGCCTATCGTAAAGAACGCGCGAGGATGGCATTTCGATGTGCGCGCGGGGGCTCGGGAAATGCAGCAAAGGCGTATCGGCCGCAATGAGAGCGCCGCCATGGAAACCCTGAAAATATTGTGCAAAGCGCAGCAGCAGTACCGGGCATCAGTGGGAAAAGGCATACCGGCACAGCGGATCGTCAGCCGCGACGGCCGGTACGACGGGCTGTATTGGCCGCCAGACAGTCAGGCGCCCGCATCGAGCCCGCTGTCGGATGACGCCCTGGTGATGGGCAGCGATGTACCGGTGGATGCCGCTTTGCATGGGTATCGGTACACCGTCTTGCGGCCGACCGATCAAACAGGATGTGCATTTGCTGCCTGGCCCGCCGCATATGGGGTATCGGGTAAATACAGCTTTGCCATTGGCCCGGCAGGCGAGGTGGTCGAGCGCGATTATGGCAGGCAGTCCAGGGCTGCCGACTATGCTCAAGTCGGGCCGGGCATGGACAGCGGATGGGGCAAGGCCCTGCCTTGA